The following proteins come from a genomic window of Daphnia carinata strain CSIRO-1 chromosome 6, CSIRO_AGI_Dcar_HiC_V3, whole genome shotgun sequence:
- the LOC130689524 gene encoding alpha-(1,3)-fucosyltransferase C-like, protein MAGGCLPSRTIAAFWRKKNNVLASLLCCYVFVFLVRQVNVNKLVAVENHIQITANNHQETFKPLKMILYWNSFFTSKDYTFGFGQQPFINAKCPTTGCVTTDDRNLFNVSDVVIFSIQQLNLSDLPAHRFPHQRFVFYEMESPSTTDPIPLLNNRTRFGFFNLTMTYRLDSDVVNRDAYGMVVPKGSLSSAYPKSRSNGTTSLNGNYSPVNINGKKKLAAWFVSNCVTTSRREDYVRELVKYVPVDIYGNCGNLTCENQTRGREMVRDDYKFYIGFENALCTDYVTEKLMVGFFYDAVPVVRGAVNYAEFAPPHSFIDVNDFASPKQLADYLLLLNETDSLYARYFDWRRDYTVELYQKRGWCHLCQLAHDDQLPSKVYDDILTWWVDDPKNCDLPK, encoded by the exons ATGGCTGGTGGATGTTTACCGTCTCGAACCATCGCCGCATTTTggcggaagaaaaacaatgttttaGCCAGTCTCTTGTGCTGCTACGTCTTCGTGTTCCTAGTCCGTCAAGTAAACGTCAACAAG CTAGTGGCAGTTGAGAATCACATTCAAATCACAGCCAACAACCATCAAGAAACATTCAAACCATTGAAGATGATACTCTACTGGAACAGTTTCTTCACTTCAAAAGATTACACGTTCGGATTCGGACAGCAGCCGTTTATAAACGCAAAATGCCCGACAACAGGTTGCGTAACGACCGACGATCGCAATTTGTTCAACGTTAGCGACGTCGTCATTTTCTCCATTCAACAATTGAATTTAAGCGACTTACCCGCACACAGATTTCCTCACCAACGTTTCGTCTTCTACGAAATGGAATCGCCATCGACGACGGATCCCATTCCTTTGCTCAACAACCGCACGCGATTCGGATTCTTCAATTTGACCATGACCTACCGACTCGATTCGGACGTAGTTAATCGAGACGCCTATGGAATGGTAGTGCCAAAGGGCAGCTTATCCTCGGCCTATCCGAAATCACGGAGCAATGGCACCACGTCATTAAACGGCAATTATTCACCTGTCAACATCAACGGCAAGAAGAAATTAGCCGCttggtttgtttcaaattgCGTCACGACCAGCCGTCGTGAAGATTACGTGAGAGAGCTCGTCAAGTACGTTCCGGTGGACATTTACGGCAATTGCGGGAATTTGACGTGCGAAAATCAGACACGCGGCCGTGAAATGGTTCGTGACGATTACAAATTTTACATCGGATTCGAAAATGCCCTTTGCACGGACTACGTGACGGAGAAACTGATGGTCGGTTTCTTCTATGACGCCGTCCCT gtGGTCAGAGGTGCCGTGAATTACGCGGAATTCGCACCACCGCATTCGTTTATCGACGTCAACGATTTCGCTTCGCCCAAACAACTGGCCGACTATCTTCTCCTGTTGAACGAGACGGACTCTTTGTACGCCCGTTATTTCGACTGGAGACGTGACTACACCGTGGAACTGTATCAGAAACGCGGCTGGTGTCATCTGTGTCAACTGGCTCACGATGACCAACTCCCGTCCAAAGTGTACGACGATATCTTGACGTGGTGGGTGGACGACCCCAAGAACTGTGATCTGcctaaataa
- the LOC130689521 gene encoding N-acetylneuraminate 9-O-acetyltransferase-like, which yields MSDDRWNQFRPWVLFIGCCFLFGLLLLVIFVFSVPSRRRNERHESHRDGGIATRTEEWPLCVGNRLVNKGSHYEKESAGNRLKSKTTPCRVQQYKTEQVVACLDELNDLENVIGNRSRELHFAFIGDSRTRQQFFNFVRLIPQYDKTSSPIIIPENYHNDVEVSSVLLNIRVSFKWRPLVSDDVTEEIRRWVNSNETDRPYLIFLGMAVWHMLQSEGADYQLYRKKLLNLAPVLDQLANESQIIWLNQYPSVDFNKEIGVFKTDGITSEKIHGYNEVARRLFENHSNVRVWDTSNLFAEEYVRACAVLERDEQSSPLRRCPSVQYNCNDFLHTGDVALSQATQLLVNDICNVFDLNREAGV from the exons ATGAGTGACGACCGGTGGAATCAATTTCGTCCATGGGTGCTCTTCATCGGTTGCTGTTTCCTATTCggcctgttgttgttggtgatCTTCGTGTTTAGCGTGCCATCCCGCAGAAGAAACGAACGTCACGAATCGCACAGAGACGGTGGGATTGCCACACG GACAGAAGAATGGCCCCTTTGCGTAGGAAACCGTCTCGTCAACAAGGGTTCACATTACGAGAAAGAATCGGCCGGCAATCGTTTGAAATCGAAGACCACGCCGTGCAGAGTTCAGCAATACAAGACGGAGCAAGTGGTGGCATGTCTAGACGAGCTCAACGACCTAGAGAATGTTATCGGAAATCGAAGCAGGGAATTGCATTTTGCGTTCATCGGTGATTCCCGAACACGGCAACAATTTTTCAACTTTGTCAGA TTGATTCCGCAGTACGACAAGACATCGAGCCCCATCATAATCCCCGAAAACTATCATAACGACGTTGAGGTTAGCAGCGTTCTGCTCAACATCCGAGTGTCCTTTAAATGGCGACCGCTCGTCAGCGATGACGTCACGGAGGAGATACGTCGGTGGGTGAATTCTAACGAAACCGACCGGCCGTATTTGATTTTCCTCG GTATGGCAGTATGGCACATGCTTCAGAGCGAAGGCGCGGACTACCAACTGTACCGGAAgaaacttttgaatttggctCCGGTTCTCGACCAATTGGCGAACGAGAGCCAAATCATTTGGCTGAATCAATACCCAAGTGTAGATTTCAATAAAGAAATTGGCGTCTTTAAAACCGATGGCATTACGTCAGAGAAAATTCATGGCTACAACGAAGTTGCTCGGCGTTTATTCGA GAATCACAGCAACGTTCGCGTATGGGATACGAGCAATTTATTTGCCGAAGAGTACGTCCGCGCTTGCGCTGTTCTGGAACGAGACGAGCAATCATCGCCGCTGAGAAGATGTCCCTCCGTCCAGTACAATTGCAATGATTTTTTGCACACGGGTGACGTGGCTCTCTCCCAAGCCACGCAGCTTTTAGTGAACGACATCTGTAACGTATTTGACCTGAATAGAGAAGCTGGTGTCTGA
- the LOC130689523 gene encoding protein Star-like produces IDYMNANKLPQDHPCVIETIRRHYLNKPSPPDVPLKLASDDSDDRSPGQTGVIFRLLKNQTKGFFVECGALDGEYLSNTIDLERKFNWSGVLIEANPLVFESLLSRNRKAWTLPICLSLKPYPTQVSFQPKQNSGLSHIEGVAKTLQEPGEPGIDPNLVTVQCFPFYSVLLAVGRTKVDFFSLDVEGHELEILKTIPWHKVDIKALTVEWDNIPDGQEALSRFMEASGFIRVGAFDFRFTRDVIFIKDLINT; encoded by the exons ATAGATTACATGAATGCAAATAAATTGCCGCAAGATCATCCCTGCGTTATCGAAACTATCCGACGACATTACCTGAACAAACCTTCCCCGCCAGACGTGCCTCTAAAACTTGCTTCGGACGATAGTGATGACCGATCGCCAGGACAAACTGGAGTCATATTCAGACTCTTGAAAAATCAG ACGAAAGGATTTTTTGTGGAATGTGGTGCCCTAGATGGTGAATATCTCTCGAATACTATCGATCTAGAACGTAAATTCAACTGGAGTGGCGTCTTAATCGAAGCCAATCCACTCGTGTTCGAATCGCTCTTGTCACGCAACCGTAAAGCATGGACTTTACCAATCTGCCTCAGCTTAAAACCGTATCCTACTCAG GTTAGCTTTCAACCAAAACAGAACAGTGGCCTAAGTCACATCGAAGGTGTGGCCAAAACATTGCAGGAACCTGGGGAACCTGGAATCGACCCTAATCTAGTGACAGTCCAatgctttcctttttattctgttCTGCTGGCAGTTGGACGTACTAAGGTTGATTTTTTCAGTTTGGATGTCGAAGGCCACGAGCTCGAAATCCTCAAAACTATACCGTGGCACAAAGTTGACATTAAG GCCCTAACAGTGGAATGGGATAATATACCGGATGGTCAGGAAGCTCTGTCCCGTTTCATGGAAGCAAGCGGATTTATTAGAGTTGGCGCATTTGATTTCCGCTTCACACGGGATGTCATCTTCATTAAGGATTTAATCAACACTTAG
- the LOC130689519 gene encoding lactosylceramide 1,3-N-acetyl-beta-D-glucosaminyltransferase-like — MSTAIQFRKGFILFCCIVVSYITIAVYKRDVAQGFCDILVRSNSHAQSIDHFKEALGKSQQKWTSNKNTVIVGREFFQYLASQLRETAYPGVDNYTQYVVTRLQLKPLRDVEPIRPDFGPVFNDVRSFNYPIEIRPCRTDNVHGLRRLFVAVISAPNYFEKRDIIRQTWLRQLQIDSGLSVNLAGFGFVIGRTDDRDTQHKIESESSTYGDILQMDMVDVYYNQTLKVVGLLNWINHHCSKIDFFLKVDDDVYINTRNLATVMKNLDPAEPSVYGTASDSIVRRDGKFEISLEVWPWSKYPIYSMGAAILMAGSAMEPLLAACQTTPYFLFDDAYLIGLCTSKAGIAVRVSDRFLAGYADQLPEPCYVHDSITWLTDSVEHSNKSHWACAEFYKNVTPCVIEGLDGANQTADPTKEIEFYFARSQP, encoded by the exons ATGAGTACTGCCATACAGTTTCGTAAAGGtttcattctattttgttGCATCGTCGTCAGTTACATCACCATAGCCGTTTACAAAAGGGACGTCGCTCAAGGATTTTGTGACATCCTTGTCCGCAGTAATAGCCACGCCCAGTCGATCGACCATTTCAAAGAAGCTTTAGGGAAGAGCCAACAGAAATGGACGTCCAACAAGAACACTGTGATCGTCGGTCGTGAATTTTTCCAATATCTGGCCAGCCAATTGCGTGAAACTGCTTATCCCGGAGTAGACAACTACACGCAGTACGTCGTGACTCGATTGCAGTTGAAACCGTTACGTGACGTTGAACCAATACGACCTGATTTCGGGCCTGTATTTAACGATGTCAGATCATTTAATTATCCCATCGAAATTCGGCCTTGTCGAACGGACAATGTTCACGGTCTTCGCAGGCTTTTTGTGGCCGTGATTTCCGCACCGAATTATTTCGAAAAACGGGACATTATCCGACAGACTTGGCTACGTCAATTGCAAATTGATTCAGGCTTATCAGTGAATCTTGCTGGCTTTGGTTTCGTCATTGGGCGGACAGATGACCGGGACACGCAACACAAGATCGAGTCGGAGAGCTCAACGTACGGTGACATCCTTCAAATGGACATGGTCGATGTCTACTACAATCAAACGTTGAAAGTAGTGGGTCTTTTGAATTGGATCAACCATCACTGTTCCaaaattgatttctttctgAAAGTGGACGATGACGTTTATATCAACACAAGAAATTTAGCAACTGTCATGAAAAATCTCGATCCAGCTGAGCCAAGTGTTTATGGAACGGCGTCGGACAGCATAGTGCGAAGAG ACGGGAAGTTTGAAATCAGCCTGGAAGTTTGGCCGTGGTCGAagtatcccatctattcaatgGGAGCTGCTATTTTGATGGCAGGCAGTGCGATGGAGCCTTTATTGGCAGCTTGTCAAACGACGCCCTATTTCCTGTTTGACGATGCGTATCTCATCGGGCTATGCACGAGCAAAGCCGGGATTGCAGTCCGTGTCTCAGACAG ATTTTTAGCCGGATATGCCGATCAACTTCCAGAGCCTTGTTACGTTCACGACTCCATTACTTGGCTAACGGATTCGGTTGAGCATTCAAACAAGTCACATTGGGCATGCGCAGAGTTTTATAAGAACGTAACGCCATGCGTTATCGAGGGCCTTGATGGTGCCAATCAAACTGCCGATCCGACGAAAGAGATAGAATTTTACTTTGCCCGGTCACAACCTTAG
- the LOC130689714 gene encoding LOW QUALITY PROTEIN: lactosylceramide 4-alpha-galactosyltransferase-like (The sequence of the model RefSeq protein was modified relative to this genomic sequence to represent the inferred CDS: inserted 2 bases in 1 codon), which yields MHLRRTRPQQLIAILLVTLFICVYLVTWPSAALNQEEDQQDSLAGPATLSAAQEHLNIVRYEDMVRWGRNNKTSSPFWASSILSDDKRIYFHETTGRDRLNLRQLCAVESTAKENPGRSVQIFFQTDHVNLTSGPFELILNTYPNIAVVLINAKDYFAATPLERWYSRGVWRKSPYKTEHFSDYIRILSSFKGGGMYMDLDFVTLKPFDADIFWNFVPEEDDGVLTGSSFHFQKGHPIIRKIMTYLASSYHPKEWAYSGPAMIQSVVLKYCHTKLPEPTYPLFLCPQIKVLXKKYLYPYKFADWKCFFETNVSSSDPIFESYAVHTYNKLSKKEPILVESDQLYSQIARVHCPLTYAHALADLEVDFF from the exons ATGCATCTTCGACGAACGAGACCCCAACAGCTGATTGCTATTTTATTGGTGACCCTTTTCATTTGTGTCTACTTGGTGACGTGGCCAAGTGCCGCTCTCAATCAAGAAGAAGATCAACAGGACAGCCTTGCTGGTCCGGCAACATTATCGGCTGCCCAGGAACATCTGAACATCGTCCGATACGAGGACATGGTCAGGTGGGGACGCAACAACAAGACATCATCCCCATTCTGGGCATCTTCCATCCTATCGGACGATAAACGCATCTATTTTCACGAGACCACAGGTCGTGATCGTTTGAATTTGCGCCAATTGTGCGCTGTGGAATCGACGGCCAAAGAGAACCCCGGCCGATCGGTCCAGATCTTTTTTCAAACGGACCACGTCAATTTAACGAGCGGTCCATTCGAACTGATCTTGAACACTTACCCAAACATCGCCGTAGTTCTCATCAACGCTAAAGACTACTTTGCGGCAACG CCGTTGGAACGTTGGTACTCTCGCGGTGTGTGGCGAAAGAGCCCTTACAAAACGGAGCATTTCTCCGATTACATCCGCATTCTCAGCTCGTTCAAAGGCGGAGGAATGTACATGGATTTGGACTTTGTTACGCTCAAACCTTTCGATGCCGACAtcttttggaattttgttccagaagaagacgatggcgTTCTCACAGGctcttcgtttcattttcaaaaaggacATCCAATCATCCGCAAGATTATGACTTACCTGGCCTCATCGTACCATCCGAAAGAATGGGCGTATTCGGGTCCGGCCATGATACAGTCGGTTGTGCTGAAATATTGCCACACTAAATTACCGGAACCGACGtatcctctttttttatgCCCGCAGATCAAAGTGTT TAAGAAATACTTGTACCCGTACAAGTTTGCCGATTGGAAGTGTTTCTTCGAGACCAATGTGAGCAGCAGCGACCCGATTTTCGAAAGCTACGCTGTTCACACGTACAATAAATTGTCGAAAAAAGAGCCTATCCTTGTTGAATCCGATCAATTGTACAGTCAAATCGCCCGCGTTCATTGTCCGCTGACCTACGCTCACGCACTTGCCGATCTGGAAGTGGACTTCTTCTAA
- the LOC130689518 gene encoding uncharacterized protein LOC130689518 encodes MRPGCYISLFRCKLQLLSACFIVLSISLLLIYQRTNVNDNQPLISAKRDEITAGVIDSNRKFNLMDETSGFFERLFSNKECTLDYMNGNKLPQDHPCVIETIKRHYLNKPSPPEVPLQLDSNDDKDRSPAQKDVIFRLLKNQF; translated from the exons ATGAGACCGGGTTGTTACATTTCTCTGTTCCGTTGCAAACTGCAGTTATTGAGTGCCTGTTTCATCGTGCTGTCAATTAGTCTTTTACTGATTTATCAAAGAACAAACGTCAATGATAATCAACCGTTGATTTCAGCTAAGCGTGATGAAATAACGGCCGGTGTCATCGACAGCAATCGTAAATTCAACTTGATGGATGAAACTTCTGGATTCTTCGAACGGCTATTCAGCAACAAGGAGTGCACGTTAG ATTACATGAACGGCAATAAACTGCCGCAAGATCATCCGTGCGTCATCGAGACTATTAAACGCCATTATTTGAATAAACCATCGCCACCAGAAGTTCCTCTGCAGCTCGATTCTAACGATGATAAAGATCGTTCTCCAGCACAGAAAGACGTCATATTCAGGCTCTTGAAAAATCAGTTTTGA
- the LOC130689520 gene encoding uncharacterized protein LOC130689520 has product MRCSEWLLNRRITQRSVFLAILGLAVIVLCMHVLPPVDLHDQFRRGNPFRDGYTGPFQSVCGHHADRRGPHQKVIGYSLYGNLSAPVFASKYLKYFNETLYSVPTAYPGWVVKIYHNLTKDDAEGWKVLENTIDFADHIDLCNATKVIKKLNLADLFAMTWCWLPLLDEMVDMLMSRDSDTAIITREQDAVREWLASDRDFHIMRDHPRHCAPFLEVNCVSIQGCIWGVKMIRNRSIIVNAAQKMFHENHRHERDYDQKLLKRLFWPIAPTSLMAHDSYCCVKIPHSKPYPTQRKDGLFVGRPTYTKGILKIPCPRKCRPANTTTEWSYC; this is encoded by the exons ATGAGATGCTCGGAATGGCTCCTCAATCGCCGTATTACCCAACGTTCCGTTTTCTTGGCCATTCTGGGGCTGGCCGTGATAGTTCTGTGTATGCACGTACTACCTCCGGTTGATTTGCATGATCAATTTCGAAGAGGCAACCCTTTTCGTGATGGCTATACGGGGCCATTCCAATCAGTTTGCGGTCACCATGCTGATCGGAGAGGTCCGCATCAAAAAGTCATTGGCTATTCACTTTATGGCAACTTATCAGCGCCAGTTTTTGCCagcaaatatttaaaatactTTAACGAGACACTCTATAGCGTCCCTACGGCCTATCCAG GCTGGGTGGTGAAGATTTATCACAATCTAACGAAGGACGATGCTGAAGGATGGAAAGTACTTGAGAACACCATAGATTTCGCAGACCACATCGATTTATGCAATGCAACTAAGGTGATCAAGAAACTCAATTTGGCTGATTTGTTTGCCATGACGTGGTGCTGG CTGCCATTACTGGATGAGATGGTGGACATGTTAATGTCCCGTGACTCGGACACTGCGATAATAACTCGTGAACAGGACGCCGTTCGTGAATGGCTGGCAAGCGACCGAGATTTTCACATCATGCGAGACCATCCTCGGCACTGTGCACCCTTCCTTGAGGTGAATTGCGTTTCGATTCAAGGCt GTATCTGGGGAGTGAAAATGATCCGAAATCGTTCGATAATTGTCAACGCAGCGCAGAAAATGTTCCATGAAAATCATCGGCACGAACGTGACTATGACCAAAAATTACTGAAAAGACTCTTTTGGCCCATAGCACCAACTAGCCTG ATGGCTCACGATAGCTATTGCTGTGTAAAAATCCCGCATAGTAAGCCGTATCCGACGCAGAGGAAAGATGGCCTCTTTGTCGGCAGGCCAACTTATACAAAAGGAATACTGAAAATTCCATGTCCACGAAAATGTCGCCCAGCAAATACCACGACCGAGTGGTCCTATTGCTAA